One Streptomyces sp. V4I8 genomic window carries:
- the era gene encoding GTPase Era, whose translation MSVRSKSSEPSEAPHRAGFACFVGRPNAGKSTLTNALVGQKVAITANQPQTTRHTVRGIVHREDAQLILVDTPGLHKPRTLLGERLNDVVRTTWAEVDVIGFCLPANEKLGPGDRFIAKELASIKKTPKIAIVTKTDLVDGKTLAEQLIAIDQLGKELGFEWAEIVPVSAVGDKQVGLLADLIVPLLPEGPALYPEGDLTDEPEQVMIAELIREAALEGVRDELPHSIAVVVEEMLPREDRPADKPLLDIHAFVYIERPSQKGIIIGPKGKRLKDVGIKSRKQIEALLGTPVFLDLHVKVAKDWQRDPRQLRKLGF comes from the coding sequence ATGAGCGTGCGCAGTAAGTCATCCGAGCCGTCCGAGGCGCCCCATCGCGCCGGCTTCGCCTGCTTCGTGGGCCGTCCCAACGCGGGCAAGTCCACGCTGACGAATGCTCTGGTCGGCCAGAAGGTGGCGATCACCGCGAACCAGCCGCAGACGACGCGGCACACGGTGCGGGGGATCGTGCACCGGGAGGACGCCCAGCTGATCCTGGTCGACACCCCTGGGCTGCACAAGCCGCGCACGCTGCTGGGCGAGCGGCTCAACGACGTCGTCCGTACGACCTGGGCCGAGGTCGACGTGATCGGCTTCTGTCTGCCGGCGAACGAGAAGCTCGGTCCCGGTGACCGCTTCATCGCCAAGGAACTCGCGTCGATCAAGAAGACGCCGAAGATCGCGATCGTCACGAAGACCGACCTCGTGGACGGCAAGACGCTCGCCGAGCAGCTCATCGCCATCGACCAGCTCGGCAAGGAGCTGGGCTTCGAGTGGGCCGAGATCGTCCCCGTCTCGGCGGTCGGCGACAAGCAGGTGGGCCTGCTGGCCGACCTGATCGTGCCGCTGCTGCCGGAGGGGCCCGCCCTCTACCCCGAGGGTGACCTCACCGACGAGCCCGAACAGGTCATGATCGCCGAGCTCATCCGCGAGGCCGCGCTAGAGGGCGTCCGCGACGAGCTCCCCCACTCCATCGCGGTCGTGGTGGAGGAGATGCTCCCCCGCGAGGACCGCCCCGCCGACAAGCCCCTGCTGGACATCCACGCCTTCGTCTACATCGAGCGCCCCAGCCAGAAGGGCATCATCATCGGCCCCAAGGGCAAGCGCCTGAAGGACGTCGGCATCAAGTCCCGCAAGCAGATCGAGGCGTTGCTGGGCACGCCGGTCTTCCTGGACCTGCATGTGAAGGTGGCGAAGGACTGGCAGCGGG
- the ybeY gene encoding rRNA maturation RNase YbeY, with product MSIDVNNESGTEVDEQAILDIARYALARMRIHPLSELSVIVVDADAMEQLHIQWMDLPGPTDVMSFPMDELRPPSKDDDEPPQGLLGDIVLCPEVAAKQGAEAPTQHSMDEELQLLTVHGVLHLLGYDHEEPDEKAEMFGLQAAIVDGWRSEQGLTGPSPAPTVS from the coding sequence ATGTCGATCGACGTCAACAACGAGTCCGGCACCGAGGTCGACGAGCAGGCGATCCTCGACATCGCCCGCTACGCGCTCGCACGGATGCGCATCCACCCGCTGTCCGAGCTCTCGGTGATCGTGGTGGACGCCGACGCCATGGAGCAGCTCCACATCCAGTGGATGGACCTGCCCGGTCCGACCGATGTCATGTCCTTCCCGATGGATGAGCTGCGGCCGCCGTCCAAGGACGACGACGAGCCGCCCCAGGGGCTCCTCGGCGACATCGTGCTGTGCCCCGAAGTCGCCGCCAAGCAGGGGGCCGAGGCGCCCACGCAGCACTCCATGGACGAGGAGCTCCAGCTGCTCACCGTCCATGGTGTGCTGCATCTGCTCGGGTACGACCACGAGGAGCCCGACGAGAAGGCCGAGATGTTCGGCCTTCAGGCCGCCATCGTGGACGGCTGGCGCTCGGAGCAGGGCCTGACCGGTCCTTCCCCGGCCCCGACCGTGTCATGA
- a CDS encoding MmcQ/YjbR family DNA-binding protein — translation MTPEELRGFCLSFNAAVEDFPFNPDISVFKVLGKMFALSWMDARPLTVNLKCDPEDAIRLRGEHEGLIAPGYHMNKRHWNTVTVDGELPDRLVRELIEDSYDLVVAGLPRADRLRLDRP, via the coding sequence GTGACGCCCGAGGAGCTGCGCGGCTTCTGCCTGTCCTTCAACGCCGCGGTGGAGGACTTCCCCTTCAACCCGGACATCTCCGTCTTCAAGGTCCTGGGCAAGATGTTCGCCCTGAGCTGGATGGACGCCCGCCCGCTCACCGTCAACCTCAAGTGCGACCCGGAGGACGCGATCCGGCTGCGCGGGGAGCACGAGGGGCTGATCGCCCCCGGCTACCACATGAACAAGCGGCACTGGAACACCGTCACCGTGGACGGCGAACTCCCGGACCGGCTGGTCCGGGAGCTCATCGAGGACTCGTACGACCTTGTCGTGGCCGGGCTACCGAGAGCCGACCGGCTGCGACTCGACCGCCCCTGA
- a CDS encoding PhoH family protein, protein MTQTPTAHTPAQGQARAQFTVPAQHPMVTVLGSGDSLLRVIEKAFPAADIHVRGNEISAVGDASEVALIQRLFDEMMLVLRTGQPMTEDAVERSIAMLRASENGEGDGKETPAEVLTQNILSSRGRTIRPKTLNQKRYVDAIDKHTIVFGIGPAGTGKTYLAMAKAVQALQSKQVNRIILTRPAVEAGERLGFLPGTLYEKIDPYLRPLYDALHDMLDPDSIPRLMAAGTIEVAPLAYMRGRTLNDAFIILDEAQNTSPEQMKMFLTRLGFDSKIVITGDVTQVDLPDGTKSGLRQVQDILDGVEDVHFSRLSSQDVVRHKLVGRIVDAYEKFDNTHGTQNGTHKGQGRGKSGHKGK, encoded by the coding sequence ATGACTCAGACACCCACAGCTCACACACCCGCGCAGGGGCAGGCGAGAGCACAGTTCACCGTCCCCGCCCAGCACCCCATGGTGACCGTGCTGGGGTCCGGCGACTCCCTGCTGCGTGTGATCGAGAAGGCCTTCCCGGCGGCCGACATCCATGTCCGGGGCAATGAGATCAGCGCGGTCGGCGATGCCTCTGAAGTCGCCCTCATCCAGCGCCTGTTCGACGAGATGATGCTGGTGCTCCGCACCGGACAGCCGATGACGGAGGACGCAGTGGAACGCTCGATCGCCATGCTCAGAGCGAGCGAGAACGGCGAGGGGGACGGCAAGGAGACCCCGGCCGAGGTGCTCACCCAGAACATCCTCTCTTCCCGTGGCCGCACGATCCGCCCCAAGACCCTCAACCAGAAGCGCTACGTCGACGCGATCGACAAGCACACGATCGTCTTCGGCATCGGCCCCGCCGGTACCGGCAAGACCTACCTCGCCATGGCCAAGGCGGTGCAGGCCCTGCAGTCCAAGCAGGTCAACCGCATCATCCTGACCCGGCCGGCGGTGGAGGCGGGCGAGCGGCTGGGATTCCTGCCGGGCACGCTCTACGAGAAGATCGACCCGTACCTGCGGCCCCTGTACGACGCGCTGCACGACATGCTCGACCCCGACTCGATCCCCCGGCTCATGGCCGCCGGGACCATCGAGGTCGCGCCGCTCGCCTATATGCGTGGCCGCACGCTCAACGACGCCTTCATCATCCTGGACGAGGCCCAGAACACCAGCCCCGAGCAGATGAAGATGTTCCTCACCCGCCTCGGCTTCGACTCGAAGATAGTCATCACCGGTGACGTCACCCAGGTCGACCTCCCGGACGGCACCAAGTCCGGTCTGCGGCAGGTGCAGGACATCCTGGACGGCGTCGAGGACGTCCACTTCTCCCGGCTGTCCTCGCAGGATGTCGTCCGGCACAAGCTGGTCGGCCGTATCGTCGACGCGTACGAGAAGTTCGACAACACGCACGGCACCCAGAACGGCACGCACAAGGGGCAGGGCCGGGGCAAGTCCGGGCACAAAGGGAAGTAG
- a CDS encoding ammonium transporter, protein MPLAAAQAAQIDTGDTAWLLAATALVLLMTPGLALFYGGMVRTKSVLNMLMMSFVSVALVTVVWLACGYSLAFGDDVAGGLIGGLEHAGMAGLGPDSVQGTVPTVLFATFQLTFAIITAALVSGAVADRAKFGAWLVFVPVWALLVYVPVAHWTWGPGGWILEHLGALDFAGGLPVEITSGASGLALCLVLGPRLGFKKEAMRPHNLPMVVLGAGLLWFGWFGFNAGSALGANGLAAAVFLNTLAAGCTGLLGWLFVEHKRDGHPTTLGAASGAVAGLVAITPSCGSVSLLGALVIGLAAGVVCSYAVGWKFKFDYDDSLDVVGVHLVGGVIGTLLIGVFATATMTGGTEGLLHGGGVGQLGKQAVAVVVVAAYAFLVTYGIGKVIDKVMGFRASEEQEHTGLDLTVHAETAYDHGVLGHGAPVTSSVSSSVPAAQKVKNQA, encoded by the coding sequence GTGCCCCTCGCCGCCGCACAAGCCGCGCAGATCGACACCGGCGACACCGCCTGGCTGCTCGCCGCCACCGCCCTCGTCCTGCTGATGACCCCGGGCCTGGCCCTGTTCTACGGCGGCATGGTCCGCACGAAGAGCGTCCTCAACATGTTGATGATGAGCTTCGTGTCCGTCGCGCTCGTCACCGTCGTGTGGCTGGCCTGCGGGTATTCGCTCGCCTTCGGGGACGACGTCGCCGGTGGGCTCATCGGCGGGCTCGAGCATGCCGGCATGGCCGGGCTCGGACCCGACAGCGTCCAGGGCACCGTCCCCACCGTCCTCTTCGCCACCTTCCAGCTCACCTTCGCGATCATCACCGCCGCGCTCGTCAGCGGCGCGGTCGCGGACCGGGCGAAGTTCGGGGCGTGGCTCGTGTTCGTGCCGGTGTGGGCGCTACTCGTATACGTTCCGGTCGCGCACTGGACCTGGGGACCCGGCGGCTGGATCCTCGAGCACCTCGGCGCACTCGACTTCGCCGGCGGCCTCCCCGTCGAGATCACCTCCGGCGCCTCCGGACTGGCGTTGTGCCTGGTCCTCGGGCCCCGGCTCGGGTTCAAGAAGGAGGCGATGCGGCCGCACAACCTGCCGATGGTCGTGCTGGGCGCGGGGCTGCTCTGGTTCGGCTGGTTCGGCTTCAACGCAGGCTCCGCCCTCGGCGCCAACGGGCTCGCGGCGGCCGTCTTCCTCAACACCCTCGCCGCCGGCTGCACCGGCCTGCTCGGCTGGCTCTTCGTCGAGCACAAGCGCGACGGTCACCCGACGACGCTGGGCGCGGCCTCCGGCGCGGTCGCCGGTCTCGTCGCCATCACCCCGTCCTGCGGCTCGGTCTCGCTGCTGGGCGCGCTCGTCATCGGTCTCGCCGCCGGTGTCGTCTGCTCGTACGCCGTGGGCTGGAAGTTCAAGTTCGACTACGACGACTCCCTGGACGTCGTCGGGGTCCACCTGGTCGGCGGTGTCATCGGCACGCTGCTGATCGGCGTCTTCGCGACGGCCACCATGACGGGCGGCACCGAGGGCCTGCTGCACGGCGGCGGAGTCGGGCAGCTCGGCAAGCAGGCGGTGGCCGTCGTGGTGGTGGCGGCGTACGCCTTTCTCGTCACCTACGGCATCGGCAAGGTCATCGACAAGGTCATGGGCTTCCGGGCGAGCGAGGAGCAGGAGCACACCGGCCTGGACCTTACGGTGCACGCCGAGACCGCTTACGATCACGGGGTCCTGGGGCACGGCGCCCCGGTCACCTCGTCCGTCTCCTCCTCCGTCCCCGCCGCGCAGAAGGTCAAGAACCAGGCATGA
- a CDS encoding P-II family nitrogen regulator, whose product MKLITAIVKPYRLDEVKTALQEIGVHGLTVTEASGYGRQRGHTEVYRGAEYQVDLVPKVRIEVVVDDAAADEVIDAIVKAAQTGKIGDGKVWALPVDTVVRVRTGERGPDAL is encoded by the coding sequence ATGAAGCTGATCACCGCGATCGTCAAGCCGTACCGGCTCGACGAGGTCAAGACCGCCCTCCAGGAGATCGGCGTGCACGGTCTGACCGTGACCGAGGCGAGTGGCTACGGCCGTCAGCGCGGCCACACCGAGGTGTACCGGGGCGCGGAGTACCAGGTCGACCTGGTGCCCAAGGTCCGGATCGAGGTCGTCGTCGACGACGCGGCGGCCGACGAGGTCATCGACGCCATCGTGAAGGCCGCCCAGACCGGCAAGATCGGCGACGGCAAGGTGTGGGCGCTGCCGGTCGACACGGTCGTACGGGTGCGGACGGGCGAGCGCGGCCCCGACGCGCTGTGA
- a CDS encoding hemolysin family protein encodes MSLPLVSGAIALVVVAWLAACAEAGLARVSSFRAEEAVRGGRRGSEKLALVAADPTRYLNVALLVRVACEMAAAALVTYACLQEFDSTTEALLVAIAVMVLVSYVAVGVSPRTIGRQHPLNTATAAAYVLLPLARIMGPIPYLLILIGNALTPGKGFRRGPFASEAELRALVDLAEKESLIEDEERRMVHSVFELGDTLVREVMVPRTDLVVIERYKTIRQALTLALRSGFSRIPVVGESEDDVVGMVYLKDLARKTHISRDAESELVSTAMRPAFFVPDTKNAGDLLREMQKERNHVAVVIDEYGGTAGIVTIEDILEEIVGEITDEYDRELPPVEELGEDRYRVTARLDITDLGELYGLDEYDDEDVETVGGLLAKALGRVPIAGASSVVELPDRRELRLTAEAAAGRRNKIVTVLVEPLAPAPAPDEEEARAE; translated from the coding sequence ATGAGCCTCCCCCTCGTCTCCGGTGCGATCGCCCTGGTGGTCGTCGCCTGGCTCGCCGCCTGCGCGGAGGCGGGCCTGGCGCGTGTCTCCAGCTTCCGCGCCGAGGAGGCCGTACGCGGCGGCCGGCGCGGCAGCGAGAAGCTGGCGCTCGTCGCCGCCGACCCGACGCGCTATCTGAACGTGGCGCTGCTGGTGCGCGTGGCCTGCGAGATGGCCGCCGCCGCGCTCGTCACCTACGCCTGCCTCCAGGAGTTCGACAGCACCACCGAGGCACTTCTGGTCGCGATAGCGGTCATGGTGCTGGTGTCGTACGTCGCCGTCGGGGTCTCCCCGCGGACCATCGGGCGCCAGCATCCGCTGAACACGGCGACGGCGGCGGCGTATGTGCTGCTGCCGCTCGCCCGGATCATGGGTCCGATCCCCTACCTGCTGATCCTCATCGGCAACGCGCTCACCCCCGGCAAGGGCTTCCGGCGCGGCCCCTTCGCCTCCGAGGCGGAGCTGCGCGCGCTGGTGGACCTCGCCGAGAAGGAGTCGCTGATCGAGGACGAGGAGCGCCGCATGGTGCACTCGGTCTTCGAGCTGGGCGACACGCTGGTGCGGGAGGTGATGGTCCCGCGCACCGACCTGGTCGTCATCGAGCGTTACAAGACCATCCGCCAGGCCCTCACCCTCGCCCTGCGCTCCGGTTTCTCGCGCATACCGGTCGTCGGGGAGAGCGAGGACGACGTGGTCGGGATGGTGTACCTGAAGGACCTGGCCCGCAAGACGCACATCTCCCGGGACGCGGAGAGCGAGCTGGTGTCGACGGCGATGCGGCCCGCGTTCTTCGTGCCGGACACCAAGAACGCCGGCGATCTGCTGCGCGAGATGCAGAAGGAGCGCAATCACGTCGCCGTGGTCATCGACGAGTACGGCGGCACCGCCGGCATCGTCACCATCGAGGACATCCTCGAGGAGATCGTCGGCGAGATCACCGACGAGTACGACCGTGAGCTGCCGCCGGTGGAGGAGCTGGGCGAGGACCGCTACCGGGTGACCGCCCGCCTGGACATCACCGACCTCGGAGAGTTGTACGGCCTCGACGAGTACGACGACGAGGACGTGGAGACGGTCGGCGGGCTGCTCGCGAAGGCGCTGGGCCGGGTGCCGATCGCCGGGGCGTCGTCCGTGGTCGAGCTGCCCGACCGCCGTGAACTGCGGCTGACGGCGGAGGCGGCGGCCGGCCGGCGGAACAAGATCGTGACGGTGCTGGTCGAGCCGCTGGCCCCGGCGCCGGCGCCGGACGAGGAGGAGGCGAGGGCGGAGTGA